One Vitis vinifera cultivar Pinot Noir 40024 chromosome 8, ASM3070453v1 genomic window carries:
- the LOC100259754 gene encoding probable sugar phosphate/phosphate translocator At3g11320, with translation MKGSSRWFTIGLVTSWYSSNIGVLLLNKYLLSNYGFKYPIFLTMCHMMACSLLSYIAIAWMKMVPLQTIRSRAQFLKISCLSLVFCSSVVCGNVSLRYLPVSFNQAVGATTPFFTAVFAYLMKEKREDWITYLTLIPVVTGVIIASGGEPSFHMFGFIICISATAARAFKSVLQGKLLTSEGEKLNSMNLLLYMAPIAVAFLIPATLIMEENVVAITLALARDDIKIIWYLLFNSALAYFVNLTNFLVTKHTSALTLQVLGNAKGAVAVVISILIFRNPVSVTGMLGYMLTVIGVVLYSESKKRNK, from the exons ATGAAGGGGTCGAGCCGGTGGTTCACGATCGGCCTCGTCACCTCTTGGTACTCCTCCAACATTGGGGTTTTGCTCCTCAACAAGTACTTGCTCAGCAACTATGGCTTCAAGTACCCTATCTTCCTCACCATGTGTCACATGATGGCCTGTTCGCTTCTCAGCTATATTGCTATTGCTTGGATGAAGATGGTTCCTTTGCAGACCATACGGTCTCGAGCACAGTTCTTGAAAATTTCCTGTCTCAGTCTTGTTTTTTGCTCGTCGGTGGTTTGTGGGAACGTCTCTCTTCGGTACCTTCCGGTGTCGTTCAATCAGGCGGTCGGGGCCACCACGCCCTTCTTTACGGCTGTGTTCGCTTATTTAATGAAGGAGAAAAGGGAGGATTGGATAACCTATCTGACTTTGATTCCTGTGGTCACCGGCGTCATCATTGCCAGCGGg GGTGAACCGAGTTTCCATATGTTTGGGTTTATAATATGCATTTCGGCTACAGCTGCAAGGGCTTTTAAGTCAGTGCTTCAAGGGAAATTGCTGACCTCAGAAGG GGAAAAGTTGAATTCTATGAACCTTCTGCTGTACATGGCTCCAATAGCTGTTGCATTCTTAATTCCTGCAACACTAATTATGGAGGAAAATGTGGTTGCAATTACATTGGCTCTTGCCAGAGatgatattaaaataatatggtATCTCCTCTTCAATTCTGCTCTAGCATATTTTGTGAACTTGACCAATTTCTTGGTCACTAAGCACACCAGTGCTTTAACACTCCAG GTCTTGGGGAATGCAAAGGGGGCTGTTGCTGTAGttatatcaattttaatatttagaaatcCTGTCTCAGTGACAGGGATGCTGGGCTACATGCTCACTGTTATTGGAGTTGTTCTGTACAGCGAATCCAAGAAACGGAACAAATGA